Proteins found in one Sporosarcina jeotgali genomic segment:
- a CDS encoding DUF3238 domain-containing protein, translated as MSQRFEITSVTHEVGRIAFDWDDAGGTYHVYKDGEHIYEGTSPDFQDTDILADTFYKYTIERHVNDEVKDVIVMQTSTFSVEKNKSNPLQSLVMTTIIARTQIALSWERLSNTETYTIYRNGEQLAQVDSNRYIDRDFNIDEPITYAVYCERPIAQSEETFNNARSFIAKALGVFLPEENERPANIEGFTIMKSIDKPTALLASIRDYHKPEPVNHWSFRYKTFLEDDILENPNVLSPNRYFKGDNRKFDPESDNYRTFVDIEITANNPDQPITFTKKVGESVAYGLDKEIRDSETATDEGIFLKQSNYNRNESRFILEHAVGNPLTTAPDINYEVMAVLRRNGTFDLTGFHDQSPNHEIYLKKGETHRWIPVHQSRSEGLAYMSGVTAYQYWRFSNIN; from the coding sequence ATGTCGCAGCGTTTTGAAATTACATCTGTTACCCACGAAGTTGGGCGGATTGCGTTTGATTGGGACGATGCAGGCGGAACGTATCATGTGTATAAAGACGGCGAGCACATCTACGAAGGTACATCCCCTGACTTTCAAGATACAGACATTTTAGCGGATACATTTTATAAATATACAATTGAACGGCATGTAAATGATGAAGTGAAAGATGTAATCGTCATGCAGACGTCCACGTTTTCCGTGGAGAAGAACAAAAGCAATCCTCTTCAATCACTTGTCATGACCACCATCATCGCACGTACACAGATTGCTTTGTCTTGGGAACGACTGAGTAATACTGAAACGTATACGATTTATCGTAATGGTGAACAGCTTGCTCAAGTGGATTCAAATCGATACATCGATCGGGATTTCAATATAGATGAGCCAATTACGTACGCAGTTTACTGTGAAAGACCAATTGCTCAATCTGAAGAAACTTTTAACAACGCCCGCTCTTTCATCGCCAAAGCGTTAGGGGTCTTCTTGCCAGAAGAGAATGAACGGCCTGCTAATATTGAAGGTTTCACGATAATGAAATCTATTGACAAGCCCACAGCATTATTGGCTTCAATTCGTGATTATCATAAACCTGAACCAGTTAACCATTGGTCTTTCCGTTACAAAACTTTTCTGGAAGATGACATCCTTGAGAATCCGAACGTCCTATCCCCGAATCGATATTTTAAAGGGGATAATCGAAAGTTCGACCCCGAATCAGATAACTATCGGACATTTGTAGATATAGAGATCACTGCAAACAATCCGGATCAGCCTATCACTTTCACAAAGAAGGTCGGAGAAAGTGTTGCTTATGGATTAGATAAAGAAATTCGGGATTCTGAAACAGCTACAGATGAAGGGATTTTTTTAAAGCAGTCAAATTATAATCGAAACGAGTCGCGATTCATTTTGGAACACGCTGTTGGCAATCCTCTTACAACTGCACCCGATATCAACTACGAGGTGATGGCCGTATTGAGGAGGAATGGTACGTTTGACCTCACGGGTTTCCATGACCAGTCTCCAAATCATGAAATTTATCTAAAAAAAGGGGAGACCCATCGATGGATTCCTGTTCACCAAAGTCGCAGTGAAGGACTTGCTTATATGAGCGGTGTTACAGCATATCAGTATTGGCGTTTTTCCAATATCAATTAA
- the wrbA gene encoding NAD(P)H:quinone oxidoreductase, with translation MTKTAIVYYSSTGTNHQLAEWAAAAAAEAGSEVKLLKVKETAPAAAIESNAAWKKHHDATLDIPEVTPEDLEWADAIIFSVPTRFGNIPGQVQSFIDTVGGSWAQGKLANKAVSAMSSAQNEHGGQEATILSLYTTMYHWGAIVAAPGYTDPVLFAAGGNPYGTSVAVAQDGEMKTDRQAIKAAVDYQAKRTVTVAKALQHME, from the coding sequence ATGACAAAAACAGCGATTGTTTATTACAGTTCAACAGGTACGAATCATCAGCTGGCAGAATGGGCGGCAGCAGCGGCAGCAGAAGCGGGGTCTGAAGTAAAGTTATTAAAAGTGAAGGAAACGGCTCCTGCAGCGGCAATCGAATCCAACGCGGCATGGAAAAAACATCATGACGCGACGCTGGATATTCCAGAAGTGACCCCGGAAGATCTGGAATGGGCAGATGCGATTATTTTTAGTGTGCCAACACGATTTGGAAATATTCCTGGACAAGTACAAAGTTTTATCGACACTGTTGGGGGATCATGGGCTCAAGGCAAACTTGCAAACAAAGCAGTGAGTGCAATGTCGTCCGCACAAAACGAACACGGCGGACAAGAGGCAACAATTTTATCGCTTTATACGACGATGTACCATTGGGGAGCAATTGTCGCGGCACCGGGCTATACAGATCCAGTGTTATTTGCAGCGGGAGGAAACCCTTACGGAACAAGTGTTGCGGTTGCACAAGACGGCGAAATGAAAACAGATCGACAAGCCATTAAAGCGGCAGTGGACTATCAAGCGAAGAGAACAGTTACTGTTGCTAAAGCACTTCAGCATATGGAATGA
- a CDS encoding universal stress protein, with protein sequence MYQTIMLAADGSENSIRAAREAARLANCSDDCTITIVFVADFDKAKESVLHAESKDSLDLTRRKQLKPVELVLREYDVPYNVQILHGEPAPALIDYAHSESFDLVVIGSRGLSSFQEMILGSVSHKVMKRLRCPVLLVK encoded by the coding sequence ATGTATCAGACAATCATGCTCGCTGCAGATGGATCTGAAAACTCCATTCGCGCAGCTAGAGAAGCTGCCCGGCTTGCTAACTGTTCAGATGACTGTACGATTACAATTGTATTTGTCGCTGATTTTGACAAGGCTAAAGAATCTGTCCTGCACGCAGAAAGTAAGGACTCGCTGGACCTGACACGCCGAAAGCAACTAAAACCTGTGGAATTGGTCCTTCGTGAATACGATGTCCCTTACAACGTACAAATTCTGCATGGCGAGCCTGCACCTGCGCTGATCGACTATGCGCATTCAGAGTCGTTCGACCTTGTTGTAATCGGAAGTCGAGGGCTTAGTTCTTTCCAAGAAATGATTCTCGGCAGCGTCAGTCATAAAGTGATGAAGCGCTTAAGATGTCCTGTATTACTCGTGAAATAG